ATGTTGTAGATTATTTAGTGTCTTCCAAGTCAACGTTATCCATTGATGTTTTTAATAGTGATTGTTCTGTTTGTCAGGTAGAAGGCTAACATTGAAGTTGCTCATCTCTCTACAGCTGGCAAGGGTTATGGTGTAGATGGAGTGACAAATAACTTGGCTACAGCGGTGGATGCTGAGTTAAGTGAACTGGTGCAAGAATCCACTTCTTTAGAGTCTGAACAAGTTGGTTACAGTGCAACAGACAACTCGACTGTCATTGTTGCTGCTGAAATCAGTGAATTGGTGCCAGAATCCATCTCTTTAGAATCTGACTCTGAACAAGTTGGTTATACTGCAACAAACAACCCAACTGCTTCTGTTGCTGCTGAGGCAAGTGAACTTTTGCCAGAATCCAGTTCCTTAGAGTCTGAGCAAGTTGATTATAGTGCATCAAGCAACCTGATTGGTGATGAAGATACTGATGCAAGTGAAGTGGTGCCAGAATCCACTTATTTAGAGTCTGAACAAGTTGATCATAGTGCTATAAACAACCCGACTGCTGCTGTTGGTACTGGCTTAAGTGAATTAGTCCAAGAATCCACTTCTTTAGAGTCTGAACAAGCTGGTTATAGTGAAACAAAAAACCTGAATGCCGTTGTTGATGCTGACAAAAGTGAATTGTTGCCACAAGACTCTTTTTTAGGGTCCGAACAAGCTGGTTATACTGAAACAAACAACCTGACTGGTGGTGTTGATGCCGACTTAAGTGAATTGATGCCAGTATCCACTTCTTTAGAGTCTGAACCACTTGCTAATGGTGAAGAAACAACACAACTCATTGTAGATGACTTAATTGATGCAAGTAAAACCGGAAAGTCAGAATTGGTTAGTCTTATTCCCTTTCCTTACAAAGGCTAGAACTTACTTTTTTTGTGCATGTTAGTTTGTTTGAGTGCATTTATCCAATTATATTGACCCTAACAGATCAAAGCATTCCCTTTAGGAACTGCTTTTTAATGGATTCATATGCTACAGTTTCTAATATGATTTCTGTGTTCATTTTGTGTTTAGTCACGTGATGAGGTTCCGTCCTCAGATTTGGAAAACATCACAGATATTGACAATACCGAAAGAAGTGATTATGAAAGCACACCACAGCTTACTATACCACAGATACATTCAATTGAGGTGGCTAGTCATCGGTATGCCAAcaatattctttctattttgtattctaAATTATGTTACCTCTTCTTCTCACGGCCTACAATACTGATATATGATTTTCACCCAACGAAACTTCCTCCGTTTTCCTTCAACATGAATGTTTCTGAACATGATCTACTTACTGAATTTGGTGATAAAAGCAAATGATAATTAGAAGTTGTATACGGTGCAAGTAATACATTGCTGTTAGTGACGAGTGAAGTACAATAGCTCCCAATGGTTATCTTATTCTTCTAAAAGCCAAATCATTAAAGATGCAAAATGTAGGTTTGATGCATGGCAACTTCTTGGAATTTGGAAATGACACCTGTTTCATGTACACAGGACGGATTCTTCAAAAACGGAGCTATGCCTAGTTTCTGGTGGCGCTTGCTTGCCTCATCCCTCAAAGGTACATTCCATACTTCAATATCAAGACTCGTTCTTCCAAGTCTATAGGGATGAGAATGGAGCATGTTAAGCTTACAAATGACCGTGTTGAGATTTCAGTATCCTAGTTGAATcaaattctaaataaataaatgattcaAGCTGtgttttctatatttttctaGGGAATAGAATCAGGTTCGCTCCTCCGTTAATAAATTAATCACCATTCTGAATTCGTGATTGTTTCCCCTTTCCATACATGATAAAATTCttcatttaacaaaataatttttgtgatAGTTCTTGTTATGTTTTGGTATCATTGATTTGTTTGATGTTTCTAAGCGAAAAGTTTCTCCCAAATTTACGATAAGTCTGACAATAAATAATCTGGGAGTGCTCGTGTCAAATGTGTGTATGCATTACATAGAAGAAAATAAGGTAATGGCAAACTTCTTTTTGGTCAGTAGGATATGCCATCTTGTTGTTAGAAGTTGGTGCTCCCAAATGCTTTATTTAGTTTACAAATCTAGAAGCAATTACGGGCAAATACTTCTAGCCTAGGAATCTGacttgtttattatatgtttataatCATGAAACCTGTGCATGAATCCTGAATGACAGATGATAAGCCAACTAATAACAAGTTTCAGGCATTGACAGGTCGGGAGGATGCTTAtttcatttctcaacaaaaCTGGCTAGCTGTTGCTGATGGAGTTGGTCTGGGGTCTCTTGAAGGTATCCTTTCAACAATATTTGGATATCCATTAAAATGCCTATGCTTTTGTCCCTTCTTTGTGTCTACTTAAGGAAGTGCAATCTGGTACAGAATTTCTGTATAGAATGTTAGTTTGCTACTTCCTATAATGGTTCCATTTAATAACATAGTGCCACTTCTTGAAATTACGCTTGTTCTTCCTTTTGATAATTCTGAACCTGCATTTACTATCTTCATCTGCTGTTGGATTGGATGAATAGTGTCTAACATCACGCTTCTCATATCTTGCCAGTTACCATTATTAGATCTCTGATCTGTAgtctttcttaattttgttctaTGCTTATAACTTATACTCCTTAGATAACTATGCAGGAAATGCTGGACTCTATATCAGGGAACTCATtgaaaattgtgaaaatatgGTGTCAAATTGTGAAAACATTTCAACGATAAAACCTGCAGAAGTTATCACCAGAGGTGCTGCTGAAACGCAAACTCCAGGATCATCTGCTGTTTTGGTTGCTCATTTTGATGGACAGGTATACGACTAAATGTTTTAGTTAAGTGGTTTGAATTGGTTTGAATTAGATCATAGTAAGTGGGTTGCTCAAATGAATGATGGAAGTACAAGATCAAGTAAAGTTATTCATTCAAACATACTACAATTTTCACTGCCTAAATAAATGTAAAACTGCAGTATATTTTTCCAATATGTAAATCATCTTTAGCAATTTATTTCCAGGTGCTTCATGCAGCCAATGTTGGGAACACCGGATTTATCATTATAAGAGATGGTTTCATCTTCAAAAAATCAACTCCAATGTTTCATGAATTCAACTTTCCATTACACGTAGTTACAGGACATGATCCCTCACCACTCATTGAGGTACACAATCTAACTTTAGATGTTAATATTGGAAACATTTTTCATGTATTCGCTGTTTGAACAGTGATGCTCTAAAGTTTAGAAATGACATAAGAGGACTTTAGATTACCAA
This portion of the Vigna unguiculata cultivar IT97K-499-35 chromosome 6, ASM411807v1, whole genome shotgun sequence genome encodes:
- the LOC114188963 gene encoding probable protein phosphatase 2C BIPP2C1 isoform X1 yields the protein MAHLLPRSFHCLWLPCCNLPPKSSERLRIYAPIPLPKPWMSFTHHTHMLPNATSSPNSDPDDFDILSSTEHSNGTFLFQFATASEIRQKLDELNKKKKADELNKKKKSIALNKKKKLDTLNKKKLASEVVVEESKAGVRALVSESVEELNTGVYHPSGDEIESSSTVVVSVADQQSLLPVKEKESVVLNSDSGNPVINDRHVKLEDGDGSNQGVLSEDIGTECNGFLSASEEDSKLDTHQEAVVSSVAPESDAVSDLKSGVSVEVEEDEAGKGYGVDGVTNNLATAVDAELSELVQESTSLESEQVGYSATDNSTVIVAAEISELVPESISLESDSEQVGYTATNNPTASVAAEASELLPESSSLESEQVDYSASSNLIGDEDTDASEVVPESTYLESEQVDHSAINNPTAAVGTGLSELVQESTSLESEQAGYSETKNLNAVVDADKSELLPQDSFLGSEQAGYTETNNLTGGVDADLSELMPVSTSLESEPLANGEETTQLIVDDLIDASKTGKSELSRDEVPSSDLENITDIDNTERSDYESTPQLTIPQIHSIEVASHRTDSSKTELCLVSGGACLPHPSKALTGREDAYFISQQNWLAVADGVGLGSLEDNYAGNAGLYIRELIENCENMVSNCENISTIKPAEVITRGAAETQTPGSSAVLVAHFDGQVLHAANVGNTGFIIIRDGFIFKKSTPMFHEFNFPLHVVTGHDPSPLIEHYTIDLHDGDVIVTATNGLFDNLYEQEIASIISKSLQASLTLQEIAELLVVRAQDVGRSTSIRSPFSDEAQALGYVGYVGGKLDDVTVIVSLVQPR
- the LOC114188963 gene encoding probable protein phosphatase 2C BIPP2C1 isoform X2 codes for the protein MAHLLPRSFHCLWLPCCNLPPKSSERLRIYAPIPLPKPWMSFTHHTHMLPNATSSPNSDPDDFDILSSTEHSNGTFLFQFATASEIRQKLDELNKKKKADELNKKKKSIALNKKKKLDTLNKKKLASEVVVEESKAGVRALVSESVEELNTGVYHPSGDEIESSSTVVVSVADQQSLLPVKEKESVVLNSDSGNPVINDRHVKLEDGDGSNQGVLSEDIGTECNGFLSASEEDSKLDTHQEAVVSSVAPESDAVSDLKSGVSVEVEEDEAGKGYGVDGVTNNLATAVDAELSELVQESTSLESEQVGYSATDNSTVIVAAEISELVPESISLESDSEQVGYTATNNPTASVAAEASELLPESSSLESEQVDYSASSNLIGDEDTDASEVVPESTYLESEQVDHSAINNPTAAVGTGLSELVQESTSLESEQAGYSETKNLNAVVDADKSELLPQDSFLGSEQAGYTETNNLTGGVDADLSELMPVSTSLESEPLANGEETTQLIVDDLIDASKTGKSELSRDEVPSSDLENITDIDNTERSDYESTPQLTIPQIHSIEVASHRTDSSKTELCLVSGGACLPHPSKALTGREDAYFISQQNWLAVADGVGLGSLEGNAGLYIRELIENCENMVSNCENISTIKPAEVITRGAAETQTPGSSAVLVAHFDGQVLHAANVGNTGFIIIRDGFIFKKSTPMFHEFNFPLHVVTGHDPSPLIEHYTIDLHDGDVIVTATNGLFDNLYEQEIASIISKSLQASLTLQEIAELLVVRAQDVGRSTSIRSPFSDEAQALGYVGYVGGKLDDVTVIVSLVQPR